One Thermoanaerobaculum aquaticum genomic window, TTTCCGGCGCGAGGCGGGATACCGGCAAGACCGAAAAGCTCCAAAACCCCGCCTCCAGTGCCGCGAGCAGCGGTAAAAGGACGCCCCGGCGGAGGGCCAGAAGTCCCGCAGCTAAAGTTGGCACCGCCACCGTGGGCCACACCCGTGGCCCCGTCCCCGGAATCGAGGCAAGCGTCAGCACCAGCACCACACCCTGCACCACCAGCCACGCCAGGGTGAGCCGCCGCGTAGGGATGGGCCTTTTCGGAAATCGAAGGGCCGCCATGGCAATCAAACAAAAGGGCAGCAGGAAAGCCACCCGCGGCCAGGTCATGTGCCGCAACACCGGCAGGGCACGCCCCACCTCGCGAAAGCCGGGAAGCTCAAAGAAAAGCCCAACGGCAAACACCGCCACCGAAGCCAGTGCCAGGACCCAGCGCCGGTGCCGCGTTCGGGTCTCGCCAGCCAACAGCAAAAGCCACGCCACCGATCCGCAGGCCAACGCTACCGGGGCGTGGGGAAAGGGAAAGGCGAAGTTCCAGTCCGCCGGATGCCCCAAGCGAAAAGGCACCCAGAGCAAGCTGGCAAGCCTCAGTTTGTCGTGCCAAGACAGACCTTCCGCCGGTGAAAGCACGGCGTGGAACTTCGCGGAATCCAAAACCGTGAGGATCACCGGCAAGCCAAAGCCCAGGCCAATAAGACCGGCAATGGCTAACGGAGGCAGCAAACGGCGAAGCCGCCGGAAGCGGCCCCAACTGAGCACGAAGCCGGCCAGGGCCAGCGCCAGCGCCAAAAAGGCGGCTGTCTCCGGATGGGTGGACCAACCGAGAAGCGTCCCCAAAAGCACAGCCAGGGCCGCTCCGGCTTTCCCCTGTCCCCGCAGGGTCCTCGCCAGCAGCCAAAAAGCCCAAGGGGTGGCGGCCACCACCCAGGTGAGCGGTACCGGCAGCCAGGAAAAGAAGTTCAGCGAAAGGGAAAAGCTCAAAGCCCCAAACCAACGGGCAGGTGGGCCGCAGCCTAACCGGGAAAGCCAAACCCACATACCGAAAAACGCCGCCAGCACCTTCAGCACCGCCATCACCGAGGTCCCCACCTCCGGCCCCCACAGCCAAACCGGCAGCTGGAGCGGCCACGGAAGCCCTGTTTGCCCATTGGCAAAAAGCGGCACCCCACCGCCAATGCGATCGGAAATCCACGGCGGCTCCCCGGCTTTG contains:
- a CDS encoding DUF6044 family protein, which translates into the protein MLAAIFGFSAHHLYLVVPGVLSPAPAGLHHRVGSREQSDLPLQFAVWWEEVRRLVKAGEPPWISDRIGGGVPLFANGQTGLPWPLQLPVWLWGPEVGTSVMAVLKVLAAFFGMWVWLSRLGCGPPARWFGALSFSLSLNFFSWLPVPLTWVVAATPWAFWLLARTLRGQGKAGAALAVLLGTLLGWSTHPETAAFLALALALAGFVLSWGRFRRLRRLLPPLAIAGLIGLGFGLPVILTVLDSAKFHAVLSPAEGLSWHDKLRLASLLWVPFRLGHPADWNFAFPFPHAPVALACGSVAWLLLLAGETRTRHRRWVLALASVAVFAVGLFFELPGFREVGRALPVLRHMTWPRVAFLLPFCLIAMAALRFPKRPIPTRRLTLAWLVVQGVVLVLTLASIPGTGPRVWPTVAVPTLAAGLLALRRGVLLPLLAALEAGFWSFSVLPVSRLAPENPVASLLARWVQPGERVLAVGHVVPANLLARMGFSDLRSHDPVRPRSLAALHAALGARGEDLPGPITTPWAGLAGAWGVRWLLSGPEGLASPWDQGWEEVDRNEHLRLYRNRRFLPVLRLATRALPLPGEASQGQWEGLDFAHTAVVSPPPVLSGEGELEIVEKRPWRVRVQVQASGPVLAVFHAPRAPGWQAYLDGHPVPLVTANLGAMGVVVPQGTHEVMWRYGPPGLGVGLALGFLGFAAAGVYALRGRRHAVC